One part of the Solanum dulcamara chromosome 3, daSolDulc1.2, whole genome shotgun sequence genome encodes these proteins:
- the LOC129881397 gene encoding purine-uracil permease NCS1: MVSKYLMFNLHHPHPHHEIFTKPKNLHFLTTSSIQTTLTTSTTTSTKILVSQNKFVHSFFIKKCNNKNTFSPMASSTQFSEFHPDPSLTNDDLKPTSIDQRNFSGWEMASLWIGLVVGVPSYYLAGSLVDLGMSWWQGIAIVVLANLVTLVPLILIGQPGTKFGISFPVLARSSFGIRGAHIPTLLRALVGCGWYGIETWIGGEAIFLLLPKVVKNSSLSQSISWLGTSPLEFACFITFWIAQLAIVWKGIDGIRELEKYSAPILISLTSCLLIWAYVKAGGFGHMLDLSSRITNSEFWSLFFPSLTANIGFWATLALNIPDFTRYAKSQHDQIVGQAGLPIFMGLFTFVGLAVTSSTKVIFGHVISNPITLLGEIGGFMTMVLAIFGISLATITTNIAANVVAPANALVNLSPSRFTFRKGAILTALLGIVCQPWRLLKSSESFVYTWLVGYSALLGPIMGIILADYYLIQRMNLSIKDLYTLSPNGAYYYSSGYNLAAIFALVIGILPVIPGFLQNVGILDSIPKSFAIIYNNAWFFSLFLAGGLYWIFSFLKKNQKQIDTLLPNAS; encoded by the coding sequence ATGGTGTCCAAATATCTCATGTTCAATCTTCATCATCCTCATCCCCACCATGAAATTTTCACAAAGCCAAAAAATCTACATTTCCTTACAACATCTTCAATACAAACCACCTTAACTACTAGTACTACTACTAGTACTAAAATTCTTGTTTCACAAAACAAATTTGTACActcttttttcatcaaaaaatgtAACAACAAAAACACTTTTTCTCCTATGGCATCATCAACGCAATTTAGTGAATTTCACCCTGATCCTAGCCTAACCAATGATGATCTCAAGCCTACATCGATCGATCAACGGAACTTTTCAGGTTGGGAAATGGCTAGTTTATGGATTGGACTAGTTGTTGGGGTGCCTTCATATTACCTAGCTGGTAGTCTAGTTGATCTTGGAATGTCATGGTGGCAAGGTATTGCAATTGTTGTGTTAGCCAATTTGGTAACTTTAGTGCCACTTATATTAATAGGTCAACCAGGTACAAAATTTGGGATATCATTTCCTGTTTTAGCTAGATCATCATTTGGGATTAGAGGTGCACATATTCCTACACTACTTAGAGCTTTAGTTGGTTGTGGTTGGTATGGTATTGAAACATGGATTGGTGGTGAAGCAATTTTTCTATTGTTACCAAAAGTTGTTAAGAATTCATCTTTGTCACAATCAATTTCTTGGCTTGGCACTTCACCACTTGAATTTGCTTGTTTTATAACATTTTGGATAGCACAATTGGCAATTGTGTGGAAAGGGATAGATGGTATTAGAGAATTGGAAAAATACTCTGCCCCTATACTTATTTCACTCACTTCTTGTTTACTCATTTGGGCTTATGTCAAGGCAGGTGGATTTGGTCATATGTTAGATTTATCATCAAGAATTACAAATTCAGAGTTTTGGTCACTTTTTTTCCCATCACTAACAGCAAATATTGGATTTTGGGCTACTTTAGCACTCAACATACCTGATTTTACTAGATATGCCAAGAGCCAACATGACCAAATTGTAGGCCAAGCAGGGCTACCAATTTTTATGGGGTTGTTTACTTTTGTTGGACTAGCTGTGACATCTTCAACAAAAGTAATTTTTGGTCATGTAATTTCAAACCCTATTACACTTTTAGGTGAAATTGGTGGATTCATGACAATGGTTTTAGCCATTTTTGGTATTAGCTTAGCCACAATTACAACAAACATTGCAGCCAATGTCGTCGCGCCGGCTAATGCCTTAGTCAATCTTAGCCCTTCAAGATTCACTTTTAGAAAAGGTGCAATTTTAACAGCATTGCTAGGGATAGTTTGTCAACCTTGGAGGTTGTTAAAATCAAGTGAAAGTTTTGTGTACACATGGCTAGTTGGATATTCTGCATTGTTGGGACCAATTATGGGAATAATTTTGGCTGATTATTACTTAATTCAAAGGATGAATTTGAGTATCAAAGATTTGTACACATTGAGTCCAAATGGTGCATATTATTACTCAAGTGGATATAATTTGGCTGCAATTTTTGCTTTGGTTATTGGGATTTTGCCAGTAATTCCAGGGTTCTTGCAAAATGTTGGGATTTTGGATTCAATTCCAAAATCATTTGCCATCATTTACAACAATGCTTGGTTTTTTAGCTTGTTTTTAGCAGGGGGGCTTTATTGGATTTTTTCATTtctaaagaaaaatcaaaagcaAATAGATACTTTGTTGCCTAATGCATCTTAG